Within Natronoarchaeum mannanilyticum, the genomic segment CCCACGCCACGCCGCCGAGCCGGAAGTAGTTGAACATCAGGCGCTGGCCCGTCAGATCCTCGAGGATGTTCTGGACCACCTCGCGGTCCCGGATCGCGTACATGAACGTCGCCGTGAAGTCGCCGACGACGTCCAGCGCGTACGCGCCGGTCGCCAGCAGGTGACTGAGCATTCGGCTCAGCTCGGCGCTCATCGTCCGGATGATCTGGGCGTACTCGGGGACCTCCAGATCCGCGAGGTCCTCGGCGACGCGAGCGTACGCCCACTCGTTGCAGAGGCCCGCCCCGCCCCAGTCCCACCGGTCGGGGTAGGGCATGATCTGGTGGCGGTAGGTGCCTTGCTGGCACATCTGCTCCTCGCAGCGGTGAATGTAGCCGATGTCCGGCTCGACGTCGACCACCTGCTCGCCGTCGAGCACGGTTTCGAGGTGCATGACGCCGTGGGTCGCGGGGTGGTGGGGACCGATGTTGAGCAGCATCGTCTCGGTCCCCTCCGGGCCGTCGTCACTCACGCCCTCGACGCGGCGATCCTCCTCCAGCGGATTGGCGTTCTCGCGGTAGGCGACCAGCTGGGGCCGGTCCTGCGCGTAGTCCTCGCGCAGCGGGTGACCCTGCCAGGTTTCGGGCAGGAGGATCCGACGGAGGTCGGGGTGGTCGTCGTACTCGATCCCGAAGAGGTCGTACGCCTCCCGCTCGTGCCACTCCGCGGTTCGGAACACCGGCGTTGCGCTCTCGCTGACCGGCTCGTCCGTCGGCGTCGGGACGACCACGCTGACCTCTCTGGTGGGGTCGTCGTAGCTCCGGAGGTGGTAGATCGTCTCGAATCGGTCCCCGTACTGTTGGGCCGTCGCGCAGGCGAGGTGGTCGAAGCCCGCCTCGTCTTTGAGCGTCGAGAGCACCGCCTGCACCTCGTCCGATCGGATCACGAACCCCTCGGCGTTGATGTGCGTCTCGCGGGCGAGGACGTGCTCGCCCAGCAGCGATTCGAGTGCGTCGTAGTCGACGCTCCGCCGGTCCGCCGCGGCCGGAGTGGCGTCGCGTTCGAGACTCATCTTCGGATCACGCTCGTCGATACGCTCATCTTCGCGGCGATACACGTTCGTCTTACTGCCTCAAACGCGAGGTTATTTTAAAACCCAACCCGATGAGACGCCCGTGAGGTACGTCAGGATCGCGCTGGCGCTGCCGCCGGAGCGGCGCCACCCGATGCACCAGTTCGTCGTCGAGAGCGACGAGCACGGCGCGTCTCGCCAGCTCTCGTGGAGCGTCTCGGTCGACGGCACGATCTCGACGGTGTTCCGCGTCGAGGGCGATCCCGACCCGTACGTCGACGCGCTGGACGCCGTCGACTCGGTCCGCTCCTACCACGTCGCGACCGCCGAGCGCGGCTTTTACCTCTACGTCCGCGAGGCGCTCCCCGAACGCGACCTCGAACTCGCGACCGCGCTGGACCGCGACGGCCTGCTGGTCGTCCCGCCGATCACCTACCGCGAGGACGGCCGCGCGGAGTTCTCGCTGGCCGGCGAGCCGGCGGCGGTGCAGGACGCCGTCGACGCCGTTCCGGAGCCGATCGACGTCGACGTGCTCGAAATCGGTCGGTACAGGGGACAGCCGTTCGACCGCGGCGGCGGCCTGACCGACCGCCAGCGCGAGGCGGTTCGCGTCGCGGTCGAGTGCGGGTACTACGAGTCGCCCCGGGAGGGGACCGTCGAGGACGTCGCCGCGGCGCTGTCGTGTTCGCCCGGTACCGCCGCAGAACATCTCCGGAAGGCCGAGTCGGTCGTGATGGACGCCGTCGCGGGCGATCGACCGGACGTGCCGATGTAGTAGCGACGACGACCGGCACCGGCGTCGAGACGTCGACGATCGACACCCGGCGCGGGGTAACGATTTTACGCGCAGCGGTTCGAATATGTGTCATGGTCGTTCAGACCGAGCGCGACGAGATCACCTGGTACGAGTGCGAGGAGTGCGGCCTGCTGTTCGACGACGAGGACGACGCGAACAAGCACGAAGAGCACTGCGACGCCGAGGAGCCCTCGTACCTGCAGTAGCCCTGTGGTCGGTCGACGCCGGAGCGGCTACTCCGCCAGCCGCTCGCGGTGTTCGTCGGCCAGCTCCGCTGCCTGCTCTTTCGTCTGGGTCGCCTCCCATCGCACTTTCGGGGTATCCCGGTAGGACAGCGCGCTCTTGAGGACGTCACGCAGCATCCCGGAGTCGACGGCGATCGCCTGGCCGTCGGCGTCGCCGAACTCCGCGACGCCGTAGCGGTTCGGCGCGTCGCGGACCGTCGACCGGTCGAGGTCGCGCCACTGTTTTCGGAGCGGCATCACTCGTCCTCGACGTACTCCGAGTCGATCCAGCCGTCCGACTGGTCGTCTTCGGCGTCGCCATCGTCGGCCGCGGTTTCGCTGTCATCGGCGTCGTCGGGGACCCCTGCGAGATCTCTGTCGGCCGACGCCGCGGCGGCGTCGTACTCGTTGGACGCCGCGTCGCCGGCATCGTCGGTCCCCGTTTCGGCGTCCTCGGCCGCCGTTTCGGTGTCGTCGACGGCGTCCTCGCCGACGATCTCGTAGGCGTCCTCGGAGAGTTCGTCCTCGGCGAACACGAACACTCGGCCGCGCGCGACCTCCGGATCGGCGTCGACGACGATCGAGTGGCCGTCGGCGCGGGCGGTGACGCCGGGGAACAGCTCCTCCTCCTCGCCTGGTTCGACGAACACGCGGCCGACGCCCGTCGTCTCCAGGATGTCGTCGTGCGTGTTGCGGTCGTTGACGTACATCAGCACGCCTTCGGTCCCCTCGGGATCGGTGACGAGGATCTGGACCAGCTTGCCCGGCGGCGTCTTGACCGTCTGCTCGGCTTTTTTCGGCGGGCCGTGGTAGAACACCTCCCGCCCGTCGAGATACTCGACGGCGATGCCGTCCTCCGAGAGCTCCACCCCGATCGTCGATGGAGCGACCGTGTTGCGCGCGCTCATGTCGTCGAATTCGAACGGGGACGGGAAAAGCGCCGCGTTCGGCGCCGGGAGCGACTGCCGCCGCGCTCGCCCCGCAGAGCGGCTGCCGGCCGCCGCGATCCGCCGGGCGCCCGCCGCGCTCGCCGACCGCCAGCGGTAAATAGCTCGCTTCGGCGAGTAGGGGTATGAACGGACGAGCGGAGGCCCCCGCGGCGGGGACCGTGCTGAACGCGCTGGCCTGCGGCAAGGGCTCGGCGTTCGCGATCGACGCGTACACGACGGCCGAAGTGACCCTCGCGGACGAGCCCGGCGTCGAGGGGGAAATCGACGGCGCGCCGGACGCCGACACGCGCCTGATCGAGCGCTGCGTCGAACTCGCGACCGACCGCCACGGCGACGGGCAGGGCGGCACCGTGCGCACCGAGAGCGAGGTGCCGATGGCGTCGGGACTCAAGAGTTCGAGCGCGGCGGCGAACGCCACCGTACTCGCGACGCTCGACGCGCTGGACGTCGCCGAGGAGATCGACCGCGAGGAGGCGTGCCTGCTGGGCGTCGAGGCGGCTCGCGACGTCGGCGTCACCGTCACCGGAGCGTTCGACGACGCGTCGGCGTCGATGCTCGGGGGCGTCACCGTCACCGACAACGACCGCGACGAGCTGCTGGCCCGCGAATCGGTCGACTGGGACGTGCTCGTCTACACGCCGCCCGAGCAGGCGTTCAGCGCCGACGCCGACGTCGAGCGCTGCAAGCGGATCGCGCCGATCGCCGAGCTCGTCGCCGAACTCGCGCTCGATGGTCGCTACGGCCTCGCGATGACGGTCAACGGGTTCGCGTTCAGCGCCGCGATGGAGTTCCCGACGGGGCCGGCGGTCGAGGCGCTGCCCGACGTGGCGGGCGTCTCGCTGTCGGGCACCGGTCCGAGCGTCGTGGCTGTGGGCGACCGAAAGGCACTCCAAGGAGTACGGGAGAGATGGGACAACAGGCGTGGCACAACATGGCTAACGACGACACAATCCAGGGGCGCGCGGACGAGATGAGCTTAGAGGAGCTCCGCGAGGAGATCCGGGACATCGATCAGGAGATCGTCGAGCTGATCGCGCGACGGACGTACGTCGCCGACACGATCGCGCAGGTCAAGGAGGATCGGGGTCTGCCGACGACCGACGAATCCCAGGAGGCGGCGGTGATGGAACGCGCCGGCGAGAACGCCGACCAGTTCGACGTCGACCGCAATCTCGTGAAGGCGATCTTCCGGCTGCTGATCGAACTGAACAAAGCGGAGCAGCGGGAGAGCCGGTAGTAAAAAACTCGGATTTCGCGTATCTATCGCTGTTTCTTCTTATCAATAGCTTCAGCATTCGGACGGCGAAACACCTACGGTAACACGTGGGTAATACAGACGTATGTCTGAAGCGGCCACAAACAACGGCGACGACGAAATCGTCACGGTGAACTTCAAAGTCACACGGTCGTTTCTCGACGAAATTGAAGACACGTGGCAGGGACGAGGGTTCAACAGCCGAAGCGAATTTATTCGATACACCCTACGCGATGCCATCGAACATCCCACGTTCGACCGTGACGAACTCCTTGCACTCCTCCAGGCCGAAGAGGACGTTCGCGAACAACGAA encodes:
- a CDS encoding ribbon-helix-helix domain-containing protein, whose product is MSEAATNNGDDEIVTVNFKVTRSFLDEIEDTWQGRGFNSRSEFIRYTLRDAIEHPTFDRDELLALLQAEEDVREQRTMSAEEARERFGTDGTDE
- a CDS encoding DUF7128 family protein gives rise to the protein MVVQTERDEITWYECEECGLLFDDEDDANKHEEHCDAEEPSYLQ
- a CDS encoding shikimate kinase — protein: MNGRAEAPAAGTVLNALACGKGSAFAIDAYTTAEVTLADEPGVEGEIDGAPDADTRLIERCVELATDRHGDGQGGTVRTESEVPMASGLKSSSAAANATVLATLDALDVAEEIDREEACLLGVEAARDVGVTVTGAFDDASASMLGGVTVTDNDRDELLARESVDWDVLVYTPPEQAFSADADVERCKRIAPIAELVAELALDGRYGLAMTVNGFAFSAAMEFPTGPAVEALPDVAGVSLSGTGPSVVAVGDRKALQGVRERWDNRRGTTWLTTTQSRGARTR
- a CDS encoding helix-turn-helix domain-containing protein, producing the protein MRYVRIALALPPERRHPMHQFVVESDEHGASRQLSWSVSVDGTISTVFRVEGDPDPYVDALDAVDSVRSYHVATAERGFYLYVREALPERDLELATALDRDGLLVVPPITYREDGRAEFSLAGEPAAVQDAVDAVPEPIDVDVLEIGRYRGQPFDRGGGLTDRQREAVRVAVECGYYESPREGTVEDVAAALSCSPGTAAEHLRKAESVVMDAVAGDRPDVPM
- a CDS encoding chorismate mutase, encoding MANDDTIQGRADEMSLEELREEIRDIDQEIVELIARRTYVADTIAQVKEDRGLPTTDESQEAAVMERAGENADQFDVDRNLVKAIFRLLIELNKAEQRESR
- a CDS encoding DUF7508 domain-containing protein, which gives rise to MPLRKQWRDLDRSTVRDAPNRYGVAEFGDADGQAIAVDSGMLRDVLKSALSYRDTPKVRWEATQTKEQAAELADEHRERLAE
- a CDS encoding NADH-quinone oxidoreductase subunit D, giving the protein MSLERDATPAAADRRSVDYDALESLLGEHVLARETHINAEGFVIRSDEVQAVLSTLKDEAGFDHLACATAQQYGDRFETIYHLRSYDDPTREVSVVVPTPTDEPVSESATPVFRTAEWHEREAYDLFGIEYDDHPDLRRILLPETWQGHPLREDYAQDRPQLVAYRENANPLEEDRRVEGVSDDGPEGTETMLLNIGPHHPATHGVMHLETVLDGEQVVDVEPDIGYIHRCEEQMCQQGTYRHQIMPYPDRWDWGGAGLCNEWAYARVAEDLADLEVPEYAQIIRTMSAELSRMLSHLLATGAYALDVVGDFTATFMYAIRDREVVQNILEDLTGQRLMFNYFRLGGVAWDLPEPREEFFEKIREFLDELPRRMEEYHTLLSNNEILQARAVDTGYLDPEIAKDYGVTGPVARGSGVDYDLRRDDPYGYYDELDWDVVVREGCDNYARLLVRLDEIAESAKIVEQCVDLLEDWPEDDREIQSNVPRTIKPDPDTEIYRAVEAAKGELGIYIRSDGTDKPARFKIRGPSFSNLQSLPEFGTGGYVADLIASLGSLDTIMGEVDR